A stretch of Acidovorax sp. RAC01 DNA encodes these proteins:
- a CDS encoding tyrosine recombinase XerC translates to MSEVLPPATATDPHVLRYLEHVRVEKRLAGRTVTLYTLDLQRLAQMAAGVNLPLLQLQTAHIRRFAAQMHSAGRSGRGIALILSGWRGFYVWAGRQGLIGHNPVQDVRAPKAPKPLPKALGVDDAVRLAEFEHAGGDPWLEARDAAMVELLYGCGLRVGELAGLDAIPNADTQRLGRGWVDLDAGEAHVFGKGSKRRSVPVGVAATAALRAWLAQRAAPFGGDASPRLDVALFVGQRGKRLTAQSIWLRLRQRSQQAGLTTPVHPHMLRHSFASHLLQSSGDLRAVQELLGHANITTTQVYTRLDFQHLAKVYDAAHPRARKKS, encoded by the coding sequence ATGTCCGAGGTTCTGCCTCCCGCCACTGCCACGGACCCCCATGTCCTGCGCTACCTGGAGCATGTGCGGGTCGAAAAGCGGCTGGCCGGCCGCACCGTCACGCTCTACACCCTGGATCTGCAGCGGCTGGCGCAGATGGCTGCGGGCGTGAACCTTCCGCTGTTGCAGCTGCAGACCGCGCACATCCGCCGTTTTGCGGCGCAGATGCACAGCGCGGGGCGCAGCGGGCGGGGCATTGCGCTCATCCTCTCGGGCTGGCGCGGTTTTTATGTGTGGGCCGGGCGGCAGGGGCTCATTGGCCACAACCCGGTGCAGGACGTGCGCGCCCCCAAGGCGCCCAAGCCGTTGCCCAAGGCGCTGGGCGTGGACGATGCCGTGCGCCTGGCCGAGTTTGAACACGCCGGCGGCGACCCCTGGCTGGAGGCGCGCGACGCCGCCATGGTCGAGCTGCTGTACGGCTGCGGGCTGCGCGTGGGCGAGCTGGCGGGGCTGGATGCGATTCCGAACGCTGACACCCAGCGCCTGGGCCGTGGCTGGGTAGACCTGGACGCGGGCGAGGCGCACGTGTTTGGCAAGGGCAGCAAGCGGCGCAGCGTGCCCGTGGGCGTGGCGGCCACCGCAGCACTGCGCGCGTGGCTGGCGCAGCGCGCGGCGCCTTTTGGCGGCGATGCATCACCCCGGCTGGACGTGGCGCTGTTCGTGGGCCAGCGGGGCAAGCGCCTTACCGCGCAATCGATCTGGCTGCGCCTGCGCCAGCGCAGCCAGCAGGCCGGGCTGACGACGCCCGTGCACCCGCACATGCTTCGCCATTCATTCGCCAGCCACCTGCTGCAAAGCAGCGGCGACCTGCGCGCCGTGCAGGAACTGCTGGGCCACGCCAACATCACTACCACGCAGGTCTACACGCGGCTGGATTTCCAGCACCTGGCCAAGGTGTACGACGCGGCCCATCCGCGGGCGCGCAAGAAGTCCTGA
- a CDS encoding MBL fold metallo-hydrolase, giving the protein MPRTTQQLHPHREPVATRPAATVLLLRDAPASPGSPGGLEVLMTRRSATASFAPNAYVFPGGGIDALDAAPATHAAADRRPTQDDLHLTQAIAAIRESFEELGVLLARHGDGPRKGQWADTADIAALDRHQPFVAQCQARGLRPAADAVYLLAHWTADRDLARRFEVPFLVARMPEGQEPVADEAEQFEPVWVRPADALARHDAGQFFMIFPTIRTLRRLAAFARTQEVFDALADEQPLWVSCPRAGILAGKEARYMEDEMAFGELAMVCPDGQIVHPLDWQAERPVPLLRNVQRLTAPNPGVMTGPGTNSYLVGDPATGFIAIDPGPADPAHLDTLWRAAGGDIRMIVCTHSHPDHSPGAAPLQAMCVQAGRPRPPVLGLPSAPTARAASEFTPDRSLQNDELLVLAGQAPDGPVTHTLQVIHTPGHAANHLCLLLLEDGLLFSGDHILNGSTTVIDPPDGNMADYLDSLDRLDAACAQHGVEFILPAHGYVLGGPLLGARQSIAKLKAHRLAREAKVMAAMQAQPDGTLEDWVRHAYDDVPPRMWPVAQRSLLAHVERIRTLAP; this is encoded by the coding sequence ATGCCCCGCACCACCCAACAACTGCACCCCCACCGCGAACCCGTAGCCACCCGCCCGGCGGCCACCGTGCTGCTGCTGCGCGATGCCCCCGCCAGCCCGGGCTCGCCCGGCGGGCTGGAGGTGCTGATGACCCGGCGTTCGGCCACTGCCAGCTTTGCGCCCAATGCGTATGTCTTCCCGGGCGGCGGCATCGACGCGCTGGATGCCGCGCCCGCCACGCACGCCGCAGCCGACCGCCGCCCCACGCAGGACGACCTGCACCTCACGCAGGCCATCGCCGCCATCCGCGAAAGCTTTGAAGAGCTGGGCGTGCTTCTGGCGCGCCATGGCGATGGCCCGCGCAAGGGCCAGTGGGCCGATACCGCAGACATCGCCGCCCTCGACCGGCACCAGCCGTTTGTGGCCCAGTGCCAGGCCCGAGGACTGCGCCCGGCGGCGGACGCGGTGTACCTGCTGGCGCACTGGACGGCCGACCGCGACCTGGCGCGCCGCTTCGAGGTGCCGTTTCTGGTGGCCCGCATGCCTGAAGGCCAGGAGCCCGTGGCCGACGAGGCCGAACAGTTCGAGCCCGTGTGGGTGCGCCCGGCCGACGCGCTGGCGCGGCACGACGCGGGGCAGTTCTTCATGATCTTCCCGACCATCCGCACGCTGCGGCGGCTGGCGGCCTTTGCCCGCACGCAGGAGGTGTTTGACGCGCTGGCCGATGAACAACCGCTGTGGGTGAGCTGCCCCCGCGCGGGCATTTTGGCGGGCAAGGAAGCGCGCTACATGGAAGACGAAATGGCGTTTGGCGAGCTGGCCATGGTGTGCCCCGACGGACAAATCGTGCACCCGCTGGACTGGCAGGCCGAACGCCCGGTGCCGCTGCTGCGCAACGTGCAGCGCCTGACCGCCCCCAACCCTGGCGTGATGACCGGCCCCGGCACCAACAGCTACCTGGTGGGAGACCCCGCCACCGGCTTCATCGCCATCGACCCCGGCCCTGCCGACCCCGCGCACCTCGACACGCTGTGGCGCGCCGCAGGGGGCGACATCCGCATGATCGTGTGCACGCATTCGCACCCCGACCATTCGCCGGGTGCTGCGCCCCTGCAAGCGATGTGCGTGCAGGCCGGCAGGCCGCGCCCCCCGGTGCTGGGCCTGCCATCGGCACCCACCGCCCGTGCGGCGAGTGAATTCACCCCGGACCGGTCGCTACAAAATGATGAGCTGCTGGTGCTGGCAGGGCAAGCGCCAGACGGCCCCGTGACCCATACCCTGCAGGTCATCCACACCCCCGGGCATGCAGCCAACCACCTGTGCCTGCTGCTGCTGGAAGACGGGCTGCTGTTCAGCGGCGACCACATCCTCAACGGCAGCACCACCGTGATCGACCCGCCCGACGGCAACATGGCCGACTACCTCGATTCGCTCGACCGGCTCGACGCCGCCTGCGCGCAGCACGGCGTGGAATTCATCCTGCCGGCCCACGGCTACGTGCTGGGCGGACCGCTGCTGGGGGCGCGCCAGTCGATTGCCAAACTCAAGGCGCACCGGCTGGCGCGCGAGGCCAAGGTCATGGCCGCCATGCAGGCCCAGCCCGATGGAACCCTGGAAGACTGGGTGCGCCACGCCTACGACGACGTGCCGCCGCGCATGTGGCCGGTGGCACAGCGCTCCCTGCTGGCGCATGTCGAACGAATAAGAACGCTCGCCCCCTGA
- a CDS encoding DUF484 family protein: MTTPTTSSSSIAPITEDDIAHFLANTPGFFERHAEVLASVQITSPHGARAVSLQERQAEMLREKIKGLEHRIMDMVRNSTENAAIAQKVHQWTSALLQVKDPFDLPQAVVDGIRTLFDVPQAAVRVWEVAAPYIDADFTQGASDDARAFASSLTMPFCGPNLGFEPAGWLAAETGEPAQSLALLPLREGAIDSATPAFGLLVLGSQDPQRFDATMGTDFLARMAELASAALVRLK, translated from the coding sequence ATGACCACGCCCACCACCTCCTCTTCCTCCATCGCTCCGATCACCGAAGACGACATTGCCCACTTCCTGGCGAACACGCCAGGCTTTTTCGAGCGCCACGCCGAGGTGCTGGCCAGCGTGCAGATCACCAGCCCGCACGGCGCCCGCGCCGTGAGCCTGCAGGAGCGCCAGGCCGAGATGCTGCGCGAAAAGATCAAGGGGCTGGAGCACCGCATCATGGACATGGTGCGCAACAGCACCGAAAACGCGGCCATCGCCCAGAAGGTGCACCAGTGGACCAGCGCACTGCTGCAGGTCAAGGACCCGTTCGACCTGCCCCAGGCGGTGGTCGATGGCATCCGCACCCTGTTCGACGTGCCGCAGGCCGCCGTGCGCGTCTGGGAAGTGGCGGCGCCGTACATCGATGCCGACTTCACCCAGGGCGCCAGCGACGATGCGCGCGCCTTTGCCTCGTCGCTGACCATGCCGTTCTGCGGCCCCAACCTGGGGTTCGAGCCTGCGGGCTGGCTGGCCGCCGAGACGGGCGAGCCGGCCCAGTCGCTGGCGCTGCTGCCACTGCGCGAAGGCGCCATCGACAGCGCCACGCCGGCCTTTGGCCTGCTCGTGCTGGGCTCGCAAGACCCGCAGCGCTTTGACGCCACCATGGGCACGGATTTTCTGGCGCGCATGGCCGAGCTGGCCAGTGCCGCGCTGGTCCGCTTGAAATGA
- a CDS encoding methyl-accepting chemotaxis protein, whose protein sequence is MRFDHLKISTRLAVLLAALCLLTMVIGASGLIGMRQANDGLNTVYQDRVVPLKQIKLVSDAYAVDVVDAAHKMRDGGFTQQQAIASLEKAKKEIADNWSAYLATELVPAEVRLVKQFQQLKAPADKAVQTIEALVSANDVPGLTAYAAKEMYPAIDPLQEVLGALVQVQLDTARAEYEGAVDTYQGTKLFMLVAVGLGVAFSLGFGYYVARSIVRQLGTEPAIAAALATSVAQGDLTVSIDLRSGDTTSLMAQLKRMQESLVHMVGMVHESSVNVASASQQIAEGNNDLSSRTEEQASALEQTAASMEELNSTVRQNADNSRRANQLATVATTVAIEGGQAVADVVRTMKSIDESSEKIADIIGVIDGIAFQTNILALNAAVEAARAGEQGRGFAVVASEVRSLAGRSADAAHEIKKLIGGSVERVKDGTALVDRAGVKMREVVESIQRVTEIVGEITASSSEQSQGVDQINVAVTQMDQTTQQNAALVEEMAAAATSLNQQAFELVATVDTFKLPQARHAPAERGTFFTTHAAAGALAHAG, encoded by the coding sequence ATGCGCTTCGACCATCTCAAGATATCGACCCGGCTTGCTGTTTTGCTGGCAGCCCTGTGCCTGCTGACCATGGTGATCGGTGCCAGCGGCCTGATAGGCATGCGGCAGGCCAACGACGGGCTCAACACGGTCTACCAGGACCGCGTGGTACCGCTCAAGCAGATCAAGCTGGTATCGGACGCCTACGCGGTGGACGTGGTGGACGCCGCCCACAAGATGCGCGACGGCGGCTTTACGCAACAGCAGGCCATTGCGTCGCTTGAAAAAGCCAAGAAGGAAATTGCGGACAACTGGTCTGCGTACCTGGCCACCGAGCTGGTTCCCGCCGAAGTGCGCCTGGTCAAGCAGTTCCAGCAGCTCAAGGCCCCAGCCGACAAGGCCGTGCAGACCATCGAAGCCCTGGTGAGCGCCAACGATGTGCCAGGCCTCACCGCATACGCCGCCAAGGAGATGTACCCGGCCATCGACCCGCTGCAAGAGGTGCTGGGCGCTCTGGTGCAGGTGCAGCTTGATACTGCGCGCGCCGAATACGAAGGCGCTGTGGACACCTACCAGGGCACCAAGCTGTTCATGCTGGTCGCGGTTGGCCTGGGCGTGGCGTTCTCGCTGGGCTTCGGGTACTACGTGGCGCGAAGCATCGTCCGCCAGCTCGGTACCGAACCCGCCATTGCTGCCGCGCTGGCCACCAGCGTGGCCCAGGGCGACCTGACCGTGTCCATCGACCTGCGGTCCGGCGACACCACCAGCCTCATGGCCCAGCTCAAGCGCATGCAGGAAAGCCTGGTGCACATGGTCGGCATGGTGCATGAAAGCTCGGTCAATGTAGCCAGTGCGTCCCAGCAGATCGCCGAAGGCAACAATGACCTCTCATCACGCACGGAAGAGCAGGCCAGTGCTCTGGAGCAGACTGCCGCCTCGATGGAAGAACTCAACTCCACCGTGCGCCAGAACGCCGACAACTCCCGCAGGGCCAATCAGCTGGCCACAGTTGCCACCACGGTGGCGATCGAGGGCGGACAGGCAGTGGCCGACGTGGTGCGCACCATGAAGTCCATTGACGAGAGCAGCGAAAAAATTGCCGACATCATCGGCGTGATCGACGGCATCGCGTTCCAGACGAACATCCTGGCGCTCAACGCCGCCGTCGAGGCAGCGCGCGCAGGCGAACAGGGGCGCGGCTTTGCAGTGGTGGCATCCGAAGTGCGCAGCCTCGCGGGCCGCTCGGCCGACGCGGCGCACGAGATCAAGAAGCTCATCGGCGGCAGCGTGGAGCGGGTGAAGGACGGCACGGCGCTGGTGGACCGTGCAGGCGTCAAGATGCGCGAAGTGGTCGAATCGATCCAGCGTGTCACCGAGATCGTCGGCGAAATCACGGCCTCCAGCAGCGAACAAAGCCAGGGGGTGGACCAGATCAACGTGGCCGTTACCCAGATGGACCAGACCACCCAGCAGAACGCAGCGCTCGTGGAGGAAATGGCTGCCGCAGCCACCTCTCTGAACCAGCAGGCCTTCGAGCTGGTGGCGACGGTGGACACGTTCAAGCTGCCCCAGGCACGCCACGCACCCGCCGAGCGCGGTACTTTCTTTACCACGCACGCCGCAGCAGGCGCGCTGGCCCACGCGGGCTGA
- a CDS encoding rRNA pseudouridine synthase translates to MTEKHSDPSHIRLAKRVADQLNCSRSTAEQFIEGGFVSVNGQVVELPGARVRPDQAVAVDPDASLLALTPVTLLLHKPPGFEAGLAQPAGPAGTAAHGSRSQGAPQAVTLLGAESHLAEDASGIRLLQRHFRQLECFTPLPTEASGLVVYTQDKRIARKLAEDIESLEQECIVEVAGTIAPHGLQRLCHGLSFNGRALPPVKVSWQSETKLRFALKGIRPGQVPSMCEAVGLQVVAMKRIRIGRVPLSKVPEGQWRYLQPWEKF, encoded by the coding sequence ATGACCGAAAAGCACTCTGACCCTTCCCACATCCGCCTGGCCAAACGCGTGGCCGATCAGCTCAACTGCTCGCGCAGCACCGCCGAGCAGTTCATCGAGGGCGGGTTTGTCAGCGTGAACGGCCAGGTGGTCGAGCTGCCCGGCGCCCGTGTGCGCCCCGACCAGGCCGTGGCGGTGGACCCCGATGCGAGCCTGCTGGCGCTCACGCCCGTGACGCTGCTGCTGCACAAGCCGCCAGGGTTTGAAGCCGGGCTGGCGCAGCCCGCCGGGCCCGCAGGTACCGCTGCCCATGGCAGCCGCAGCCAGGGTGCACCGCAGGCAGTCACGCTGCTGGGCGCAGAGTCGCACCTGGCTGAAGACGCCTCGGGCATCCGGCTGCTGCAGCGGCATTTCCGGCAGCTGGAGTGCTTTACGCCGCTGCCCACCGAGGCCAGCGGTCTGGTGGTCTACACGCAGGACAAGCGCATCGCGCGCAAGCTGGCCGAAGACATCGAGTCGCTGGAGCAGGAGTGCATCGTGGAAGTGGCCGGCACCATTGCACCCCACGGCCTGCAGCGCCTGTGCCATGGCCTGTCGTTCAACGGCCGGGCGCTGCCTCCCGTCAAGGTGAGCTGGCAGAGCGAGACCAAACTGCGCTTTGCGCTCAAGGGCATCCGTCCCGGCCAGGTGCCGTCCATGTGCGAGGCGGTGGGCCTGCAGGTGGTGGCCATGAAGCGCATCCGCATCGGCCGCGTGCCGCTGTCCAAGGTGCCCGAGGGTCAGTGGCGCTACCTGCAGCCTTGGGAAAAGTTTTAG
- a CDS encoding M48 family metallopeptidase, which produces MNVAASAPGNLLPGRWFDGRSSQAQPVLVSLQPTAQGPSLRLHPLSSPGAAPVVFAYGDVGWPEAWNDKRPQVRVVVDLRDHGSLEIDAVAAWRAALAAAGERPGIAQRMQTRWPVLLGVTLAAVIGLTLFYRSGTPWAATQLTRMVPLAWETSMADNVMRQMDEGPLKSSRLPAARQQELRARFDALVQQASATPHRYPGYRPALSLDFRAGMGANAFALPGGRIVMTDGMVKAAAEKGLPDEALVGVLAHEIGHVMHRHSTRMVVEQGVLNVGLGLALGDVSSVVSTGASLLTGLAYSRNHEREADCYAIAAMRHAALPTVPMAQLLLAVAQDARDEAAAKSGKPRDGKDAAKGGAGATGGASGTARSPRDTAGSHSTLWSFLSSHPDTVERATELEQGHAPHCAKG; this is translated from the coding sequence ATGAACGTCGCCGCTTCTGCCCCCGGCAATCTGCTGCCGGGCCGCTGGTTTGACGGACGCAGCAGCCAGGCACAGCCGGTGCTGGTGAGCCTGCAGCCCACCGCACAGGGGCCTTCGCTGCGGCTGCACCCCCTGTCGTCGCCGGGCGCGGCCCCCGTCGTCTTTGCGTACGGTGACGTCGGCTGGCCCGAGGCCTGGAACGACAAGCGCCCGCAAGTGCGCGTGGTGGTGGACCTGCGCGACCACGGCAGCCTGGAGATCGACGCGGTAGCCGCCTGGCGTGCCGCGCTGGCCGCCGCGGGCGAACGCCCGGGCATCGCCCAGCGCATGCAGACCCGCTGGCCGGTGCTGCTGGGCGTCACGCTGGCGGCGGTCATCGGCCTGACGCTGTTCTACCGCTCCGGCACACCCTGGGCGGCCACACAGCTCACCCGCATGGTCCCGCTGGCCTGGGAAACCAGCATGGCCGATAACGTCATGCGGCAGATGGACGAAGGCCCCCTGAAGTCCAGCAGGCTGCCCGCCGCACGGCAACAGGAACTGCGCGCGCGGTTTGACGCACTGGTGCAGCAGGCCTCCGCCACGCCGCACCGCTACCCGGGCTACCGCCCCGCGCTGTCGCTCGACTTCCGTGCCGGCATGGGGGCCAATGCCTTTGCGCTGCCGGGTGGCCGCATCGTGATGACCGACGGCATGGTCAAGGCCGCGGCTGAAAAGGGGCTACCCGACGAGGCCCTGGTGGGCGTGCTGGCCCACGAGATCGGCCATGTGATGCACCGCCACAGCACGCGCATGGTGGTCGAGCAGGGCGTGCTCAACGTGGGCCTGGGGCTGGCGCTCGGAGACGTGTCTTCGGTGGTGTCCACCGGCGCATCGCTGCTGACAGGGCTGGCCTACAGCCGCAACCACGAGCGCGAGGCCGACTGCTACGCCATCGCCGCCATGCGCCACGCCGCGCTGCCCACGGTGCCCATGGCGCAGCTGCTGCTGGCGGTGGCACAGGACGCCAGGGACGAGGCGGCGGCAAAGTCGGGAAAGCCGCGCGATGGGAAAGACGCTGCAAAAGGCGGCGCGGGCGCGACCGGGGGCGCCAGCGGCACAGCCCGCAGCCCGCGGGACACGGCAGGCAGCCACTCGACGCTGTGGTCGTTTTTGAGCAGCCACCCGGACACCGTGGAACGCGCCACCGAGCTGGAGCAAGGTCACGCGCCGCACTGCGCCAAAGGCTGA
- a CDS encoding methyl-accepting chemotaxis protein has protein sequence MRFFASPGIGKRLYLLSALLVISLGVVTALAWSRLSHINFEMEEVATSIVPQQSRTAAIELNATRTSLQLRHALLVRTPADLAATLADIDARKQAIAADRMALEKAATTASEKSEFEALSRALDAFWQVAGENVRLIEQGRKDEGFDLLVEKTIPARNVVLDMVAKMKHHQTELLGEHLVAVKQDAAQTLWLLVTTVAAVAVGLILFSWHIASTLQARVSQAQAVAARVRDGDLTGAITDTVHDEFSPLLASMDAMQTALTHVVTRVRQGSDSVASASGQIAGGNSDLSARTETQASALEETAASMEQLSSTVRMNADNARQANELARTASSVATQGGAVVADVVRTMKGINDSSRKISDIIGVIDGIAFQTNILALNAAVEAARAGEQGRGFAVVAGEVRSLASRSADAAREIKSLIGASVQQVEAGSSLVDRAGQTMTDVVDAIHRVTDIMGAISAASSEQSQGVSQVNEAVTQMDQATQQNAALVEEMAAAASSLNTQASELVQVVAAFRISADGAPQRALADARRITGATAPAAIQAPARRLALSGTGAT, from the coding sequence ATGAGATTCTTCGCGTCACCAGGCATCGGCAAGCGCCTGTACCTGCTTTCAGCCCTGCTGGTCATTTCCCTGGGGGTGGTCACTGCCCTGGCCTGGTCGCGGCTATCTCATATCAACTTCGAGATGGAAGAGGTCGCGACAAGCATCGTGCCGCAGCAGTCGCGGACGGCAGCCATCGAGCTGAACGCAACGCGCACGTCGCTACAGCTTCGCCATGCGCTTCTGGTACGCACGCCTGCTGACCTGGCTGCGACCCTTGCCGATATCGATGCAAGAAAGCAGGCCATTGCTGCAGACCGGATGGCGCTGGAGAAGGCCGCGACCACAGCTTCGGAAAAGTCGGAGTTCGAAGCCTTGTCCAGGGCACTCGACGCCTTCTGGCAGGTGGCCGGCGAAAACGTCAGGCTCATTGAGCAGGGCCGCAAGGATGAGGGTTTTGATCTGCTCGTCGAAAAGACCATTCCCGCCCGCAATGTGGTGCTGGATATGGTGGCCAAGATGAAGCACCACCAGACGGAGCTGCTGGGCGAACATCTCGTCGCCGTGAAACAGGACGCTGCCCAGACCCTGTGGCTCCTGGTGACAACGGTGGCCGCCGTGGCCGTGGGACTCATCCTGTTCTCATGGCACATTGCCAGCACGCTGCAGGCGCGCGTGTCCCAGGCACAGGCGGTGGCCGCCCGGGTGCGCGATGGCGACCTGACTGGCGCCATTACCGACACCGTCCATGACGAGTTCAGCCCGCTGCTGGCCTCCATGGATGCCATGCAGACAGCGCTGACCCACGTCGTGACCCGCGTGCGCCAGGGCTCCGACAGCGTGGCCAGCGCCAGCGGCCAGATCGCCGGCGGCAACAGCGACCTGTCTGCGCGCACCGAAACCCAGGCCTCTGCGCTGGAGGAAACCGCAGCGTCTATGGAGCAGCTCAGTTCCACCGTGCGCATGAATGCCGACAACGCGCGCCAGGCGAATGAACTGGCGCGGACAGCGTCCAGCGTTGCCACGCAGGGCGGCGCAGTGGTGGCCGACGTGGTGCGCACCATGAAGGGCATCAACGACAGCTCGCGCAAGATCTCCGACATCATCGGCGTGATCGATGGCATTGCCTTTCAGACCAACATCCTCGCACTGAATGCCGCAGTGGAAGCCGCCCGCGCCGGCGAGCAGGGCCGCGGCTTTGCCGTGGTGGCGGGCGAGGTACGCAGCCTGGCCAGCCGCTCGGCCGACGCCGCACGCGAGATCAAGTCGCTGATCGGCGCGAGCGTGCAACAGGTGGAGGCAGGTTCGTCGCTGGTGGACCGCGCGGGCCAGACGATGACCGATGTGGTGGACGCCATTCACCGCGTGACCGACATCATGGGCGCCATCAGCGCGGCCAGCAGCGAGCAAAGCCAGGGCGTGAGCCAGGTCAACGAGGCCGTGACCCAGATGGACCAGGCCACCCAGCAGAACGCGGCGCTGGTTGAAGAAATGGCGGCGGCCGCCAGCAGCCTCAACACCCAGGCCTCGGAACTGGTGCAGGTGGTGGCGGCGTTCCGGATCAGCGCCGATGGCGCCCCGCAACGGGCCTTGGCGGACGCCCGACGGATCACAGGGGCCACCGCTCCGGCAGCAATACAGGCCCCTGCCCGCAGACTGGCGCTGAGCGGGACCGGGGCTACCTGA
- a CDS encoding YjgN family protein, which yields MSQQPAAGDSAGPMSTFVPQNIDAHPMEFTGSGGEYFRVWIVNVLLSIVTLGIYTPWARRRTAQYFYSHSLVAGSPLEFTAQQRKMVMGFVLLMLLTIAYNIAANTGQDLAVGLFLLGGAALAPFIWASAMRFRLGATRWRGLRLQFTASWKEVYLASWPVFALAAVWFGVFTGLQVLSPELAQALDAGDGAPAARMPAFTAGMGALVTLGVVLSILCVIGLEYNFKSLLVRKARMGTEAGRWKPVYMDFVKIWLATVLVFVVTVAGLSLVLTAVAGGSLALFAGKGRSPGLWMFVFIIVAFIGGVFLLFLASAPARAYREARMFQLMWSNVGVSHVARFRCRLRTGRFVLLRIKNMLLTLLTLGLYRPFALVSEYRMKFESVTVHVKGGVDQIAGAMARQQQGALGDALADAAGLDLIG from the coding sequence ATGAGCCAGCAGCCCGCCGCCGGTGATTCGGCCGGCCCGATGTCAACGTTTGTGCCGCAGAACATTGATGCGCACCCCATGGAGTTCACCGGCAGCGGTGGCGAGTACTTCCGGGTGTGGATCGTCAATGTGCTGCTTTCCATCGTCACGCTGGGCATCTACACGCCATGGGCCCGGCGCCGCACGGCGCAGTACTTCTACAGCCACTCGCTGGTGGCCGGCAGCCCGCTCGAATTCACCGCGCAGCAGCGCAAGATGGTGATGGGCTTTGTACTGCTGATGCTGCTCACCATTGCGTACAACATCGCTGCCAACACCGGGCAGGACCTGGCCGTGGGGCTGTTCCTGCTGGGTGGCGCAGCGCTGGCGCCCTTCATCTGGGCCAGCGCCATGCGCTTTCGGCTGGGCGCCACGCGCTGGCGCGGCCTGCGGCTGCAGTTCACCGCCAGCTGGAAAGAGGTGTACCTGGCCAGCTGGCCGGTGTTTGCGCTGGCCGCCGTGTGGTTTGGCGTGTTCACCGGGCTGCAGGTGCTGTCGCCCGAGCTGGCCCAGGCGCTTGACGCGGGCGACGGCGCCCCGGCCGCCAGGATGCCCGCGTTCACGGCCGGCATGGGGGCGCTGGTGACCCTGGGCGTGGTGCTGTCCATCCTGTGCGTCATCGGGCTGGAATACAACTTCAAGAGCCTCTTGGTGCGCAAGGCGCGCATGGGTACCGAAGCCGGTCGCTGGAAGCCGGTGTACATGGATTTCGTGAAGATCTGGCTGGCCACCGTGCTGGTCTTTGTGGTGACGGTGGCGGGCCTGAGCCTGGTGCTTACCGCGGTGGCGGGCGGCTCGCTGGCGCTCTTTGCCGGCAAAGGCCGCAGCCCGGGCCTGTGGATGTTCGTGTTCATCATCGTGGCGTTTATCGGCGGCGTGTTCCTGCTGTTCCTGGCCTCGGCCCCGGCGCGCGCCTACCGCGAGGCCCGCATGTTCCAGCTGATGTGGAGCAACGTGGGCGTGAGCCATGTGGCGCGTTTTCGGTGCCGCCTGCGCACCGGCCGTTTCGTGCTGCTGCGCATCAAGAACATGCTGCTCACGCTGCTCACCCTGGGCCTGTACCGGCCGTTTGCGCTGGTGAGCGAGTACCGCATGAAGTTCGAGTCGGTGACGGTGCACGTCAAGGGTGGCGTGGACCAGATCGCCGGCGCCATGGCGCGCCAGCAGCAGGGCGCGCTGGGCGATGCGCTGGCCGACGCGGCCGGGCTGGACCTGATCGGCTGA
- the dapF gene encoding diaminopimelate epimerase, translating to MQIRFTKMQGAGNDFVVLDETAGRLGLTAAHYRFLADRHFGVGADQILTVRPSPSEGIDFEYVIHNADGGEVEQCGNGARCFARFVRDKGLSTSDTLRVQTRSGVIAPRLTPDGRVTVDMGRPVFEPARVPFDAAGLAPVDQGSGQKWPLALDMNGSIATVLIAIVSMGNPHAVQLVDDVDTAPVALTGPLIENHPRFPQRVNAGYLQVVDRGHVRLRVFERGSGETLACGTGACAAVVSGIRLGLLDATVQVDTRGGRLTIAWSGDEADSVFMTGPATTVFEGQIDLPDTLS from the coding sequence ATGCAGATTCGCTTCACCAAAATGCAGGGCGCCGGCAACGACTTCGTGGTGCTCGACGAGACGGCCGGCCGGCTGGGCCTGACGGCTGCGCACTACCGCTTTCTGGCCGACCGGCACTTCGGCGTGGGCGCCGACCAGATCCTCACGGTGCGGCCTTCGCCTTCCGAAGGCATCGATTTCGAATACGTGATCCACAACGCCGACGGTGGCGAGGTGGAGCAGTGCGGAAACGGCGCGCGCTGCTTTGCACGCTTTGTGCGCGACAAGGGCCTGAGCACCAGCGACACCCTCCGCGTGCAGACCCGAAGCGGCGTGATCGCCCCGCGCCTCACACCCGACGGCCGGGTCACGGTCGACATGGGCCGCCCCGTGTTCGAGCCGGCTCGCGTACCGTTCGATGCGGCCGGATTGGCACCCGTGGACCAGGGTTCAGGGCAAAAATGGCCCCTGGCGCTTGATATGAATGGCTCTATTGCTACTGTATTGATAGCGATTGTGTCCATGGGCAACCCCCACGCCGTGCAGCTGGTGGACGATGTGGACACCGCCCCGGTGGCGCTCACCGGCCCGCTGATCGAAAACCACCCGCGTTTCCCGCAGCGCGTGAACGCAGGCTACCTCCAGGTGGTAGACCGCGGCCATGTGCGGCTGCGCGTGTTCGAGCGCGGCTCGGGCGAAACGCTGGCCTGCGGCACGGGTGCCTGTGCTGCCGTGGTATCGGGCATCCGCCTGGGCCTGCTCGATGCCACCGTACAGGTCGACACGCGCGGCGGCCGCCTGACCATTGCCTGGAGCGGCGACGAGGCCGACTCCGTTTTCATGACCGGACCGGCCACCACCGTGTTCGAAGGCCAGATCGACCTACCAGACACCCTCTCATGA